CGACGTATTGGTGCTGGAACGCACCGGGTCATGGGGCGGAGCCGCTTCCATGGCAGGTGGATTCATCTACCTCGGCGGCGGCACTGAAATCCAAAAGGCTTGCGGCTTCGACGATTCGGTCGACAACATGGCTGCTTTTCTCAATGTGGCCATGGGTCCTGGCGCTGATGGCGCGCGCATCGCCGACTACTGCGAGGGAAGCGTCGCGCACTTCGACTGGCTCGTCGGTTGCGGGGTGCCGTTCAAAGCCGAGTTCTTCGGCGAGCCGGGCTGGGAGCCGATGGGCGACCAGGGCCTCATGTACAGCGGCGGAGAGAACTCCTATCCGTTCAACACCATCGCCACACCGGCACCTCGTGGGCACGTCCCCCAGATGCAGAACAAGAAGCAGGGCGAGTCCAGCGCGGGTTTCATGCTGATGAAGGGACTGGTCGACAGTGCCACCGCGGCCGGGGCACGGTCGCGGTACGACGTGCGGGTGCAGGCCCTGATCGTCGAGTCCGACGGTCGGGTCGTCGGCATCCGGGCCCGCCGGTATGGCTCCACGATGGACATCCGGGCACGGCGGGGAGTAGTCCTGGCCACCGGCAGTTTCGCCTACAACGACGCCATGGCCGCCCGGTATGCCCCGCGCATCGCCGGACGCCCGGCCGCCTCGATCGAGCAGCACGACGGGCACGCCATCCGGATGGCTCAGGCGATCGGTGCGGACCTGGCGCACATGGATGCCACCGAGGTCGCCCTTTTCATCGACCCTCAACAGTTGGTGCGCGGGATCCTGGTGAACGAACGTGGTCAGCGTTATGTCGCCGAGGACACCTATCCCGGCCGGGCCGGCCAGTTGACGCTGTATCACCAGAACAACACGGCTTACCTGATCATCGACGGCGATGCCCAGGAGGAGGCGATGGCCTCATTGACCCCTCAGCTGATGCTGCGGCCGCCGACGTGGGTGGCCGACACCGTCGCCGATCTGGAGTCGGAAATCGGGCTGCCGCCGAACTCACTGCAAGCAACGGTCGATGCTTACAACGACGGTGCGTCGCGGGGCGAGGACCCA
This genomic window from Mycolicibacterium neworleansense contains:
- a CDS encoding FAD-dependent oxidoreductase, whose product is MTLTEDIRPIPASTVTEWADEADVVIAGYGVAGAAAAVEATRAGADVLVLERTGSWGGAASMAGGFIYLGGGTEIQKACGFDDSVDNMAAFLNVAMGPGADGARIADYCEGSVAHFDWLVGCGVPFKAEFFGEPGWEPMGDQGLMYSGGENSYPFNTIATPAPRGHVPQMQNKKQGESSAGFMLMKGLVDSATAAGARSRYDVRVQALIVESDGRVVGIRARRYGSTMDIRARRGVVLATGSFAYNDAMAARYAPRIAGRPAASIEQHDGHAIRMAQAIGADLAHMDATEVALFIDPQQLVRGILVNERGQRYVAEDTYPGRAGQLTLYHQNNTAYLIIDGDAQEEAMASLTPQLMLRPPTWVADTVADLESEIGLPPNSLQATVDAYNDGASRGEDPLLHKKAQWLRPIKSPVGAIDLRESTGGFTLGGLHTTLDAEVLHVSGEPIPGLFAAGRCSAGLAAWGYASGVSLGDGSFYGRRAGRAAVRA